The Hordeum vulgare subsp. vulgare chromosome 7H, MorexV3_pseudomolecules_assembly, whole genome shotgun sequence DNA window AGTCCTCCCACCTTCCCAGCGAAACACCCACAGCACCACACCTCTCCCCGGCGAAGGAGCAGCAGCAACCAGCGGCATCGATGGCCCCCAAGGCGGAGAAGAAGCCGGTGGCGGAGAAGGCCGAGAAGAGCACGGCGGGGAAGAAGACCAAGGCCGAGAAGCGGCCGCCGGCGTCCAAGGAGGGCGgcgagaagaagggcaagaagaagtCCAAGAAGAGCGTTGAGACGTACAAGATCTACATCTTCAAGGTGCTGAAGCAGGTGCACCCCGACATCGGCATCTCCTCCAAGGCCATGTccatcatgaactccttcatcaacgacatctttgaGAAGCTCGCCGGCGAGTCCGCCAAGCTCGCGCGCTACAACAAGAAGCCCACCATCACGTCCCGGGAGATCCAGACCTCCGTCCGCCTCGTCCTTCCCGGCGAGCTCGCCAAGCACGCCGTCAGCGAGGGAACCAAGGCCGTCACCAAGTTCACCTCCGCTTAGATAGGCTGTTCATGCCGCTTCTTTGAATCTGTTGATTTCTGTTGGCTGTTTGATGAATCCATTGTACGCCGTAGTTAGGTGTTGGGATGTAAGTTGTGAACATACCGATTGTTTCAGTATCCTGAAGAAATAGAAATGGTGTCGCTTTGGTATGTGTCTTCTTGTTTTGATCTGTATCCTCTTGTTTTGGTCTGGATGAAATATAAATGGTGTCGCTTTGGTCTGTACCCTCTTGTTTTGGTCTGTCAGACCTTCATCATCTGTAAATGCCATGCTGCTGTGGTGACACATCTGTGCCATAGTTCATGTTCAGTAATTCGACAACCAACAGTTCAATTGTCTGAAGGAATTAGGAGGTGAAAAAGGCCGTCGTTTCAATCGAGCCTTGGTTACATTCGCAGTACAGCCAGAGTCCATCTGCTTTTGAGGTAAGTGTTTCTATTATTGTCGCAAGGGCAGGTCATTTTTCCACGATCCCGAAAAAATGCTTGCGTTTTACAGTTCGGATCGACGAGCACTGTCGCCAGTACAAGCCTCCTATCCGCGATTTCTCAGCGCACCTTCTCCAGCTCCGGCGGCGAGCTGCATACTTGGCAGGCATCTGGTTTTGCTTCAACTGGCAAATCCAGTGCTGGAAGCAACATGTGATTTTGCTGCATCGACTCAACTGTTTTCTGCGGCGACGATGGCGGACTTCTTCGTTTGTTGCAAGAGACATGGCAAAAGCTTCTACCGGCGAGTTTTTTTTGTTACCACGGCGCCGATGAAAGTAGCGACCAAGAGGTGGTTTAAAGGAAACGATGTGTTAGTGGCAAAGTCTGAGCTAGAATCGCCTTTTGGTTTGAGACATTTTACGGTGCATCGTACTGCCGAAAATTCTCCTAGGACATTTTGGATTTGCCAGTTCTTATTGAtccctgttttttttttcttgtcTGTTAGCTTTTCTTAATGTTAATTGTAATGATTAATAACGTAGGTGATCAGATCTGTGAAAAAATGAATTGTTCTTCATCTTTGTTCATACGTTTGTTCTTCATTCTCAGGAAATTCGTCAACCCGCCAAGCAGTCCGGCGGCCGCCTCAGTCGCACAGGGTCGGTCACTCCGTCTTCCGGCCTCCGGTGACGGCGCAGCGGCTCTGGTCCGCCCATCAGCCCTCTCTCCATCCCATGATCTTTGGACGGCACCCGAAAACGGTTCCTTCGCAAGTCGTGTTTCATTAGTGATAGCAAATGTCCTCCGGCATTTCAAATGCTCCCTCCGTTCTAAATtttttgtcttaggtttgtctaga harbors:
- the LOC123406968 gene encoding histone H2B.3-like, whose amino-acid sequence is MYPSISQSPLSPAINSPRSRRRMLAIHQSSHLPSETPTAPHLSPAKEQQQPAASMAPKAEKKPVAEKAEKSTAGKKTKAEKRPPASKEGGEKKGKKKSKKSVETYKIYIFKVLKQVHPDIGISSKAMSIMNSFINDIFEKLAGESAKLARYNKKPTITSREIQTSVRLVLPGELAKHAVSEGTKAVTKFTSA